A stretch of DNA from Acidobacteriota bacterium:
GAGGCCACCGTCGCGGTCTGGATCAGGAACGACTCCGGAATCACGCTCCGCGGAGTCCGCGGAGAGATCGTGGCGGGCCCCGGAGTCCGCTTCAATCGACAACGCTTCAGCGTGGGGCGTCTGAGATCGCATCTCGAGGTTCGGGTCGTCGAATTCCAGATCCACGTGGTGGAGACCGAGTCGTCGCTCCTGCTCGTCGACCGGATCGGGGTCGTCCATCTGGAGGCCAGCGCCGACCTCTCGGAATTCCGCTTCCGATCGGGGCCAAACCCCGTCGTCGGGGCCGCTCACAAAAAGCACTCGCGGACGCCCCCTGTTTTTCGGTACATTGCCTCGGAACCGCCGGAGCCCCGGCGTCCTCGAGGGTCCGAGTCCGATGATCGAGTCCAACCGTGGGAACCTGCAGACGCTGATTCGTAGCCTGGACGACGCCGTCCGGCTTGCCGATATCCCATCCATCACCCGCAAGATCAAGCAGGACCTCGAGACGATGATCGGGGGCGGTCAGCTGGAGCTTCCGGACGCCATCTGCCGACCGGGGATCTCCTGTTATTCCCGTCGCCTCCTGCATAGCAACCCGGAGTTGGGTTACACCGTCGTCGTGATGGCCTGGGGACCCGGGCAGAAGACGCAGCTCCACGATCATTCCGGTATCTGGTGTGTCGAGTGTGTCGTCGAGGGAAACATCGACGTCTGTCAGTACGAGCTTCAGGAGGTCAACAACGGTCGCTATCGATTCGACCGTCGCGGCGAGGTTCGCACGGGGGTGGGCGACGCGGGCTGCCTCATCCCTCCCTTCGAGTACCACACGCTGGGCAACCCACTCCCGGACACGCGATCGGTGACTCTCCATGTCTACGGCGGCGAGATGGATTGCTGCTGTCTCTACGTCCCGCAAGACTCGGACTGGTGGGTCCAGCAGCACAGACGCCTCAACTACGAAAACTGATTCCCTCGATAGCAACAATTCGGCACTAGAGTGGACGGTGATGGATACCTACAAGAACATCCTCGAGACGATGGGCAACACACCGCTCATCGAATTAACGCGTTATTCTCCGGAGGGCGGCCTCCTCCTCGGTAAGGTGGAATCGTTCAACCCGGGATCCAGCGTCAAGGATCGGATCGGCAGCGCGTTGATCGACCACGGCGAACGGGAGGGTCTCCTGAAGCCCGGCGGGACGATCGTCGAACCCACATCGGGCAATACCGGCCTCGGACTGGCGATGGCGGCGGCGCTACGCGGTTACACGTTGATCTGTACGGCGCCCGACAAGATCTCGGTCGAGAAGATCGCCCTGCTGAAGGCGTTTGGCGTCGAGGTCATCACTTGCCCGACCCAGGTGTCCGCCGACGATTCGCGTTCCTACTACAAGGTCGCGGAGCGGATCCGAGACGAACAGGGCGCCTACCTGCCCTACCAGTACCACAACCAGGCCAACCCGGAGGCGCATTACGACTCGACGGGTCCCGAGATCTGGCGGCAGACCGAGGGCAAGATCACTCACTGGGTCGCAGGCATCGGCACCGGCGGCACGATCAGTGGCGTGGCTCGCTATCTCAAGGAACAGAACCCGGACGTACAGGTCGTGGGCGTCGATACGGTGGGCAGCATCTACGCGTACTACCACAAGCATCGCAAGCTTCCGCCGGCCGACCAGATCCACCAGTACCTGATCGATGGCATCGGTGAGGACTTCATGCCGGATACGGTCTGGTGGGATTCCATCGACGACGTCATCACGGTCAGCGATCGGAAGGCCTATCAGGCGGTTCTTGAACTCAGTCGCAAGGAGGCGATCTTCACCGGCTCGTCCGGCGGTGCAGCGGTCGTCGCGGCCCGCCAGGTCGCCCGAGACCTCTCGAACGATCATGTCGTGGTGACGTTGTTCCCCGATTCGGGCGAGCGATACCTGTCCAAGATTAACGATGCCTGGATGAGCGAGCAGGATCTGCTGGCACCGGCATAGAGGAGCGAATCATGCGGCTACGGAATGACCGGATCGTCTTCAGCCTCTCACTCGTCCTGGCGCTGACGGTCCTGGGCTGCGGCGGTCCGAGTGGCGGACCGGCCGGTGCGGAAGGCTCTGCGGAGCGTGTCGTCTCGGACTTCTACGACGCCCTCAACGCCAAGGACTACGACGCTGCCAAGACTCTCTACTCGCCGGAATCTCTGGCGGCGATCGCCGATCCGTCCTCCAGCGACGACCGCGCGTTCCGGGAGTGGGCGGACGGCGAGACTCGCAGCGGCTCCGTCGCCCAGATCAAGATCGTCACCTCCGAAGACGGTCCCTCCGAAGGTTCGACTCTCATCCTGTTCGACGTCGTCTACGGCGATGACAGCACCGCCCGACATACGGTCACCGTCGTTCTGATCGATGGCGCGTGGAAGATGGGTCTGATCAGCTAGCGATCGACAGCCGCTCATAAAGACAAAAGGGCCCGCCAGGCTTTCGCCTGACGGGCCCTTTTCATTTTGTACACTCCGTACGTGCCGTACGTGAATGTCTCGCGTGAGCGAAACGCCTTAGACCATATCCTTCAGGCTCTTGAGGGCACGGAGCTTGACTTTCGTGCTGGCCGGCTTGGCAGCGACGTCCATCATCTCGCCGGGCTTGAACGGGTTCGGCACGTTCTTGCGAGCCTTACGGGCAGGGACCTTCTTCTTCTCGATCTTGATCAGACCGGGAATGGTGAACATGCCGACGCCACGACGGCCGAGGCTCTTCGAGATCTGAGTCCCGAGGGCGTCCAGCACCGAGGTGATCTCACGGCGGGTGAGATCGGTTTCGGTGGAGATCGCGTTGAGCAGCTCGCTCTTGGTCATTGATTTCTTCGGTGCAGCTTTGGCCTTGGCCATTGTTTGTCAACCTCCTTGGAGTGAAATATTGTTCGGAGACCCCGAACACATCACGAGTGTATCGGCTTTTGCCGAGTCGTTCAACTGTAGAGTGGCCTCAGACCCTATTTTTTATGGGGTTTTAGAGACGGCGTCCGGCACGCGTTTGAGCTGCTCGGCGAACCTCGCGGGGTCGTTGGTCGGTCGCTCACACGACCCCTGACGGCAGATGTACGCGGTCACTTTTCCGTCCCGGGCGACCTTGCCTTCGGCGATCGGAGTCACCGACTTTGCGTTCTTCCCGGACCGCGATCGATGCATCACGAACACGGCGTCGGGCAGATAGGATCCTCTCAATACCTGAAGAAAAGGCTCAGGATCCCCTCCATCCGGTGGAAAAGAGAGCACGATCTCCCGTGCATCCGCGTGCCGATAGCCCAGCGCCAGGAGCATTTCGGTCAGGCCGTTCCCGCCGCCGGCGAGGATCGACGAGAACCCCACCAGTAGA
This window harbors:
- a CDS encoding cysteine synthase family protein, giving the protein MDTYKNILETMGNTPLIELTRYSPEGGLLLGKVESFNPGSSVKDRIGSALIDHGEREGLLKPGGTIVEPTSGNTGLGLAMAAALRGYTLICTAPDKISVEKIALLKAFGVEVITCPTQVSADDSRSYYKVAERIRDEQGAYLPYQYHNQANPEAHYDSTGPEIWRQTEGKITHWVAGIGTGGTISGVARYLKEQNPDVQVVGVDTVGSIYAYYHKHRKLPPADQIHQYLIDGIGEDFMPDTVWWDSIDDVITVSDRKAYQAVLELSRKEAIFTGSSGGAAVVAARQVARDLSNDHVVVTLFPDSGERYLSKINDAWMSEQDLLAPA
- a CDS encoding HU family DNA-binding protein, which translates into the protein MAKAKAAPKKSMTKSELLNAISTETDLTRREITSVLDALGTQISKSLGRRGVGMFTIPGLIKIEKKKVPARKARKNVPNPFKPGEMMDVAAKPASTKVKLRALKSLKDMV
- a CDS encoding cysteine dioxygenase family protein codes for the protein MIESNRGNLQTLIRSLDDAVRLADIPSITRKIKQDLETMIGGGQLELPDAICRPGISCYSRRLLHSNPELGYTVVVMAWGPGQKTQLHDHSGIWCVECVVEGNIDVCQYELQEVNNGRYRFDRRGEVRTGVGDAGCLIPPFEYHTLGNPLPDTRSVTLHVYGGEMDCCCLYVPQDSDWWVQQHRRLNYEN